A section of the Kribbella voronezhensis genome encodes:
- the recD gene encoding exodeoxyribonuclease V subunit alpha codes for MTTTIDEFDSTLALGATGILRDFNQAGVIIAADVHVASRLTTLLAEGNQSVALACALTARAVRAGSICLDLTGVRDEVGEDGAELAWPSPDEWLTAIKASPLLAAPQPLHLEDTRLYFDRYWREEDQVEQDLRRRAGRPSPAIANEAALLAGLDRLFPGTAYNEQRGAAETATRQWTTVLTGGPGTGKTTTVAGLLALLAEQAELAGDRRPWIALTAPTGKAAGRLEEAVRREMKERLSAEDRDRLGEFHARTLHMLLGGRPDSSTRFRHDRDNRLPHDIVVVDETSMVSLTMMARLLEALRPETRLILVGDPDQLASIEAGAVLADLVEGLVAGGHIEAAELRTSHRFGGEIGKLALAVRDDQPDVVLDVLRDGGDRVHFIEDDDPRETLRSTLLPDALAIREASQAGDADTALAALDRHRLLCAHREGPWGVSHWNRTVERWITEETEDPLWDTWYVGRPVLVTANDYALGIYNGDVGVTIRRPDGSLRVCIDSSRGRLDFAPSRLGNIETLHAMTIHKAQGSQADEVTVLLPGEESRLLTRELFYTAITRAQERVRVVGTETAVRLALSRRALRATGLRQRLTTGNLPSHSCQK; via the coding sequence ATGACCACCACCATCGACGAGTTCGACTCAACCCTTGCGCTCGGCGCAACCGGGATCCTGCGCGACTTCAATCAAGCCGGAGTCATCATCGCCGCCGATGTCCACGTGGCCTCGAGGCTCACCACCCTGCTTGCTGAAGGCAACCAATCGGTGGCACTCGCCTGCGCTTTGACAGCACGCGCGGTCCGCGCCGGCTCCATCTGCCTCGACCTGACCGGCGTTCGGGACGAGGTCGGCGAAGACGGCGCCGAGCTGGCCTGGCCTAGCCCGGACGAATGGCTGACGGCAATCAAAGCCAGTCCCCTGCTCGCCGCTCCCCAGCCCCTCCACCTCGAGGACACTCGCCTGTACTTCGATCGCTACTGGCGAGAAGAGGACCAAGTCGAGCAGGACCTTCGCCGCCGAGCCGGCCGACCCTCGCCGGCCATCGCCAACGAAGCTGCTCTGCTCGCAGGGCTTGACCGGCTCTTCCCCGGTACGGCGTACAACGAACAGCGGGGCGCGGCCGAGACGGCCACCCGGCAATGGACGACAGTTCTGACGGGTGGGCCCGGTACCGGCAAGACCACCACCGTCGCCGGCCTGCTCGCCCTGCTCGCGGAACAGGCAGAACTCGCCGGGGACCGCCGCCCATGGATCGCATTGACGGCACCGACCGGCAAGGCCGCGGGCCGCCTCGAAGAAGCCGTACGGCGCGAAATGAAGGAACGCCTCAGCGCGGAGGACCGGGACAGACTCGGCGAATTCCACGCCCGAACCCTGCACATGCTGCTCGGTGGACGCCCCGACTCGTCGACCCGATTCCGCCACGACCGGGACAATCGGCTACCGCACGACATCGTCGTCGTCGACGAAACCTCCATGGTTTCGCTGACGATGATGGCGCGACTCCTCGAGGCGCTCCGGCCCGAGACCCGGCTGATCCTGGTCGGCGACCCCGACCAGTTGGCCTCCATCGAAGCGGGAGCAGTACTCGCCGACCTCGTCGAGGGACTGGTTGCCGGCGGCCACATCGAAGCAGCCGAACTGCGCACCTCTCATCGATTCGGCGGTGAGATCGGGAAGCTGGCACTGGCTGTCCGCGACGACCAGCCAGATGTCGTTCTCGACGTACTGCGCGACGGCGGCGACCGAGTGCATTTCATCGAAGACGACGACCCCCGCGAAACGCTTCGATCCACGCTATTGCCCGATGCGCTGGCAATTCGGGAAGCTTCCCAGGCCGGCGACGCCGACACCGCGCTGGCAGCCTTGGACCGCCATCGCCTTCTCTGCGCCCACCGCGAAGGACCATGGGGCGTCAGTCACTGGAACCGAACCGTCGAGCGCTGGATCACCGAAGAAACCGAAGACCCGCTCTGGGACACCTGGTACGTCGGCCGACCGGTACTGGTGACCGCCAACGACTACGCCCTGGGCATCTACAACGGCGACGTCGGCGTGACGATCCGACGCCCCGACGGCTCCCTCCGAGTCTGCATCGACAGCTCCCGCGGCCGCCTCGACTTCGCTCCCAGCCGACTCGGCAACATCGAAACCCTCCACGCCATGACCATCCACAAAGCCCAAGGCAGCCAGGCCGATGAAGTCACCGTCCTGCTGCCAGGTGAAGAATCCCGCCTCCTCACCCGCGAACTCTTCTACACAGCGATCACCCGCGCACAGGAGCGTGTACGCGTCGTCGGCACCGAGACCGCCGTACGCCTGGCCCTGAGCCGCCGAGCACTCCGCGCCACCGGCCTCCGCCAACGCCTGACCACCGGCAACCTCCCCAGCCACTCCTGTCAGAAGTAG